The following proteins are encoded in a genomic region of Flammeovirga pectinis:
- a CDS encoding FeoA family protein — protein sequence MNNKTNMISIDTLPIGSIGIIKEFQDKIVGSRLIDLGLFPGKKIRVLRKAPFGGALYIKSDQQAFALGLHEAKTVFATTTEVL from the coding sequence ATGAATAATAAAACAAACATGATCAGTATTGATACTTTACCTATTGGTTCTATAGGAATCATTAAGGAGTTCCAAGATAAGATTGTTGGAAGTCGATTAATTGACCTCGGATTATTTCCTGGCAAAAAAATTAGGGTACTTCGTAAAGCACCTTTTGGAGGAGCATTATATATCAAATCTGATCAACAGGCTTTTGCTTTAGGGCTACATGAAGCTAAAACTGTTTTTGCAACTACTACTGAGGTACTTTAA